A region of Lycium barbarum isolate Lr01 chromosome 3, ASM1917538v2, whole genome shotgun sequence DNA encodes the following proteins:
- the LOC132632384 gene encoding protein REVEILLE 1-like — protein sequence MVAEQLNQVKGSWQGASSMISSKLETVATQGKALTCLAYENMLKVRKPYTITKQREKWTEEEHQRFLEALKLYGRAWRQIEEYVGSKTAIQIRSHAQKFFAKVARDSGNDGGESINAIDIPPPRPKKKPLHPYPRKMVDSPVANEAVSGQPERSPSPNASGMDSGSPDSVFSAIGSGVSEYPFAEQQSSCFSPASCTTDVHTANIISAENDNESMTSNSNTVEEIKPVAASTSPITNSVMECDIVHRETSCNGEKIAVEAPLASIKLFGQTVSVPDANNLALRATDNCNSMPSKTTEKEIEINNENVLHGFQANHANSPFILAMAPSNMILPASWLSQNNPESTAAFPTTISWWSWYQDLVYRSISSSGQTTTAPCQGPKDEEPQREGSSTGSSTGLASEVDDGNRSSETVESKCTTKSSKGFVPYKRCLAETDSKSSGAVLEERESRRVRVCS from the exons AATCAAGTTAAGGGGTCTTGGCAAGGTGCCTCATCCATGATTAGCTCAAAGTTGGAAACTGTGGCTACTCAGGGAAAGGCCCTGACCTGTCTTGCCTATGAAAATATGCTGAAG GTCAGGAAGCCTTATACCATTACAAAACAGAGAGAGAAATGGACAGAGGAAGAACACCAGAGATTTCTTGAAGCCTTGAAGCTGTATGGCCGTGCTTGGCGCCAAATAGAAG AATATGTTGGAAGCAAGACTGCAATTCAGATTCGTAGTCATGCCCAGAAATTTTTTGCCAAG GTTGCTCGAGATTCAGGTAATGACGGTGGTGAATCCATAAATGCGATTGATATACCTCCTCCTCGGCCAAAGAAGAAACCTCTGCATCCATACCCTCGCAAGATGGTTGATTCCCCTGTAGCTAACGAGGCAGTTTCAGGTCAGCCTGAAAGGTCTCCTTCCCCAAATGCATCAGGAATGGACAGTGGTTCTCCAGATTCAGTTTTTTCAGCAATTGGTTCAGGTGTTTCTGAATATCCATTTGCTGAGCAGCAAAGCTCTTGCTTTTCACCAGCCTCTTGTACTACGGATGTACACACTGCAAATATAATCTCTGCAGAGAATGATAATGAAAGTATGACCTCAAACTCCAACACCGTGGAGGAAATAAAACCAGTAGCTGCTAGTACCAGCCCGATTACCAATTCTGTCATG GAATGTGATATAGTTCACAGGGAAACTTCGTGTAATGGTGAAAAGATAGCTGTTGAAGCACCTTTGGCAAGTATCAAGCTGTTTGGACAGACGGTTTCTGTACCAGATGCCAATAACCTTGCTCTACGAGCTACAGATAATTGCAACTCGATGCCATCTAAAACCACAGAAAAGGAAATCGAGATCAACAATGAAAATGTGCTTCATGGCTTCCAAGCTAACCATGCAAATTCACCGTTTATTCTTGCCATGGCTCCAAGCAATATGATTCTACCAGCTTCTTGGTTGTCACAAAACAATCCTGAGAGTACTGCTGCCTTCCCTACTACAATTTCTTGGTGGTCCTGGTACCAAGATCTTGTATATCGATCTATCTCATCGAGCGGCCAAACCACCACTGCTCCTTGTCAAGGACCGAAAGATGAAGAACCTCAAAGAGAGGGATCGTCGACCGGTTCAAGCACTGGCTTAGCTAGTGAAGTTGATGATGGAAACAGGAGTTCCGAAACTGTTGAGTCCAAATGTACGACCAAGAGCAGTAAGGGATTTGTACCATACAAAAGATGTTTAGCAGAGACGGATAGCAAGTCATCAGGGGCTGTTCTAGAAGAGAGAGAATCACGAAGGGTCCGTGTGTGTTCATAG